A stretch of the Mesorhizobium sp. Pch-S genome encodes the following:
- a CDS encoding aldo/keto reductase: MSPTIRFNDGKAIPQLGFGVWQVPNEGANAAVTAAIEAGYRSIDTAAIYGNEEGVGDALAASEVDDIFLTTKLWNSAQGYDSALKAFDASLKKLRRDTIDLYLIHWPVPSRDRYVDSWKALIKLREEGRVASIGVSNFQIAHLERLKAETGVVPAINQVELHPRFQQQELRAYHASEGIVTEAWSPLGQGTLLHDPALVALAKKYGKTAAQVILRWHLDIGNVVIPKSVTPSRIVENFQVFDFRLTSEDIAAIKKLDDAKGKIGPDPDTFAMG, encoded by the coding sequence ATGAGCCCGACAATCCGTTTCAACGACGGCAAGGCCATCCCGCAACTCGGCTTCGGTGTCTGGCAGGTGCCGAACGAAGGCGCCAATGCCGCCGTGACTGCCGCGATCGAGGCCGGTTACCGTTCGATCGACACCGCCGCCATCTATGGCAACGAAGAAGGCGTCGGCGACGCGCTCGCAGCCTCCGAAGTCGACGATATCTTCCTCACCACCAAGCTGTGGAATTCCGCACAAGGTTACGATTCGGCACTGAAAGCCTTCGACGCCAGCCTCAAGAAGCTGCGCCGCGACACGATCGACCTCTATCTCATCCACTGGCCGGTGCCGTCCCGTGATCGTTATGTCGACAGCTGGAAAGCGCTGATCAAGCTGCGCGAGGAAGGCCGTGTCGCTTCGATCGGTGTCTCCAACTTCCAGATCGCCCATCTCGAGCGTCTCAAGGCAGAGACCGGCGTGGTTCCGGCGATCAACCAGGTGGAACTGCACCCGCGTTTCCAGCAGCAGGAGTTGCGCGCCTACCACGCCAGCGAAGGCATTGTGACCGAGGCCTGGAGCCCGCTCGGCCAGGGCACGCTGCTGCATGATCCGGCGCTCGTCGCGCTGGCGAAGAAGTACGGCAAGACAGCCGCCCAGGTGATCCTGCGCTGGCATCTCGATATCGGCAACGTCGTCATTCCGAAGTCGGTGACGCCATCGCGCATCGTCGAGAATTTCCAGGTCTTCGATTTCAGGCTGACATCGGAAGACATCGCCGCGATCAAAAAGCTCGATGATGCAAAGGGTAAGATCGGGCCGGATCCGGATACGTTTGCGATGGGCTAA
- a CDS encoding glycerophosphodiester phosphodiesterase family protein, translating into MRKRTIALLGVIVAAGGIWAMNSSLLAGTAERRPMLIAHRGLGQTFSPVGIGNDTCTAERIYPPEHPHLENTIEGFRAAFAAGADIVELDVHPTTDGDFAVFHDWTVDCRTDGKGVTREKSLKDLKGLDIGYGYTADGGKTFPFRGKGVGQMPSLGEVLATFPDKRFLINIKSDDIAEGRLLARMIGALPPERQKRIMVYGGGKAIDAYLTALPDAVVLGTDRVVPCLMRYAALGWSGYVPEDCRKTLFMLPANYASFAWGFPNRLSQRLDANGSTLVILGDNDGSRHSAGVDDTATFRKLPARFDGAIWTNRVDRIGAAVAASK; encoded by the coding sequence ATGCGCAAGAGGACCATTGCCCTGCTCGGGGTCATCGTTGCCGCTGGCGGCATATGGGCAATGAACAGCAGCCTGCTCGCCGGCACCGCGGAGCGACGGCCCATGCTGATCGCGCACCGCGGGCTCGGCCAGACCTTTTCTCCGGTTGGCATCGGCAACGACACCTGCACCGCCGAACGCATCTATCCGCCCGAACATCCCCATCTCGAAAATACCATCGAGGGGTTTCGAGCGGCGTTCGCGGCAGGCGCCGATATCGTCGAGCTCGACGTCCATCCGACCACCGATGGTGACTTCGCGGTGTTCCATGACTGGACGGTGGACTGCCGCACCGACGGCAAGGGCGTGACGCGCGAAAAGAGCCTCAAGGACCTGAAAGGGCTCGACATAGGCTACGGCTACACCGCCGATGGCGGCAAGACCTTCCCGTTCCGGGGCAAGGGCGTCGGCCAGATGCCGAGCCTCGGCGAGGTGCTCGCGACATTTCCGGACAAGCGCTTCCTGATCAACATCAAGAGCGACGACATAGCCGAAGGCCGGCTGCTGGCAAGGATGATCGGCGCGCTGCCGCCGGAGCGGCAGAAGCGCATCATGGTCTATGGCGGCGGCAAGGCGATCGACGCCTACCTGACCGCCTTGCCTGATGCCGTTGTGCTCGGGACCGACCGTGTTGTCCCCTGTCTCATGCGTTATGCAGCGCTCGGCTGGAGCGGTTACGTTCCTGAGGATTGCCGCAAGACACTGTTCATGCTGCCGGCCAACTACGCCTCCTTCGCCTGGGGCTTTCCCAACCGTCTCAGCCAGCGGCTGGACGCCAACGGCTCGACGCTGGTGATCCTCGGCGACAATGACGGGTCGAGACATTCGGCCGGCGTCGATGACACCGCGACATTTCGGAAGCTGCCCGCCCGTTTCGACGGCGCAATCTGGACCAACCGCGTCGACCGCATCGGAGCTGCGGTAGCAGCCTCGAAATAG
- the alaS gene encoding alanine--tRNA ligase, with the protein MSGVNDIRSTFLDYFRKEGHEIVASSPLVPRNDPTLMFTNAGMVQFKNVFTGLEKRPYSRAATAQKSVRAGGKHNDLDNVGYTARHLTFFEMLGNFSFGDYFKERAIELAWNLITKGFGLKKDKLLVTVYHTDDEAAGYWKKIAGFSDDRIIRIATSDNFWAMGDTGPCGPCSEIFIDRGEHIWGGPPGSPEEDGDRFLEFWNLVFMQYEQVTKEERIDLPRPSIDTGMGLERMASILQGVESVFETDLFRHLIDAASSALGQGPNTENVASYRVIADHLRSSSFLVADGVLPSNEGRGYVLRRIMRRAMRHAQLLGANEPLMWKLVPALVREMGQAYPELVRSEALLTETLKLEETRFRKTLVRGLGLLADATDRLGAGDMLDGETAFKLYDTYGFPLDLTQDALRQRSISVDLAGFTDAMERQKAEARASWAGSGEAATETVWFSVRDKTGATEFLGYETEKAEGIVTAILRDGKVVDDAREGDSVAIIVNQTPFYGESGGQMGDTGTISGEGFRIEVTDTLKKADGLFVHQGKVTKGSLKTGAAVELEVDHARRTRLRSNHSATHLIHEALREVLGTHVAQKGSLVAPERLRFDISHNKPISPEELEEVERMANEIVVQNSPVTTRLMSVDDARAEGAMALFGEKYGDEVRVVSMGTALHGEKANRPYSIELCGGTHVKATGDIGLVRIISDSPVAAGVRRIEALTGEAARRHLDEQDRRLKAVAATLKISPSDVLARVETLLDERKKLERDLTDARKKLAMGGGSAGATENATETVAGVGFLGKSVSGVSPKDLKPLADEGKKALGSGVVVLVGEAEGKASVVVAVTEDLVGRFSAVDLVRVASAALGGQGGGGRPDMAQAGGPDASKADDAIAAVKAALAA; encoded by the coding sequence ATGAGTGGCGTGAACGATATCCGGTCGACCTTTCTCGACTATTTCCGCAAGGAAGGCCACGAGATCGTCGCCTCCAGCCCGCTGGTGCCGCGCAACGACCCAACGTTGATGTTCACCAATGCCGGTATGGTGCAGTTCAAGAACGTCTTCACCGGCCTGGAGAAGCGGCCTTATTCGCGCGCCGCGACCGCGCAGAAGAGCGTGCGTGCCGGCGGCAAGCACAACGATCTCGACAATGTCGGCTACACCGCCCGCCATCTCACCTTCTTCGAGATGCTCGGCAACTTCTCGTTCGGTGATTATTTCAAGGAACGTGCGATCGAACTGGCCTGGAACCTGATCACCAAGGGTTTCGGGCTCAAGAAGGACAAGCTGCTCGTCACCGTCTATCACACCGACGACGAGGCTGCCGGCTACTGGAAGAAGATCGCTGGCTTCTCGGATGACCGCATCATCCGCATCGCGACCTCGGACAATTTCTGGGCGATGGGCGATACCGGCCCGTGCGGCCCGTGTTCGGAGATTTTCATCGATCGCGGCGAGCACATCTGGGGCGGCCCTCCCGGCAGCCCGGAAGAGGATGGCGACCGCTTCCTCGAGTTCTGGAACCTGGTCTTCATGCAATATGAGCAGGTCACCAAGGAAGAGCGCATCGACCTGCCGCGCCCGTCGATTGATACCGGCATGGGCCTGGAGCGCATGGCCTCCATCCTGCAGGGGGTGGAAAGCGTTTTCGAAACCGATCTGTTCCGTCACCTGATCGATGCGGCATCGTCCGCGCTCGGGCAGGGGCCGAACACCGAGAATGTCGCTTCCTATCGCGTGATCGCCGACCATCTGCGTTCGTCGTCCTTCCTGGTCGCCGATGGCGTTCTGCCTTCCAATGAGGGGCGCGGCTATGTGCTGCGCCGCATCATGCGCCGCGCCATGCGCCATGCGCAGCTGCTCGGCGCCAATGAACCGCTGATGTGGAAGCTGGTACCGGCGCTGGTGCGTGAGATGGGACAGGCCTATCCCGAGCTCGTGCGTAGCGAGGCGCTGCTCACCGAAACGCTGAAGCTGGAAGAAACACGCTTCCGCAAGACGCTGGTGCGCGGCCTCGGCCTGCTCGCCGACGCCACCGACAGACTCGGCGCCGGCGACATGCTGGACGGCGAGACTGCTTTCAAGCTCTACGACACCTACGGTTTCCCATTGGATCTGACGCAGGACGCGCTGCGCCAGCGCAGCATCTCCGTTGACCTCGCCGGTTTCACCGACGCGATGGAACGGCAGAAGGCGGAAGCGCGTGCGAGCTGGGCCGGTTCCGGCGAAGCTGCCACCGAGACCGTATGGTTCTCCGTACGCGACAAGACCGGCGCGACCGAATTCCTCGGCTATGAGACCGAAAAGGCCGAAGGCATCGTCACAGCAATCCTGCGTGACGGCAAGGTCGTCGACGACGCCAGGGAAGGCGACAGCGTGGCGATCATCGTCAACCAGACGCCCTTTTACGGTGAGTCCGGTGGCCAGATGGGCGATACCGGAACGATTTCCGGCGAAGGCTTCCGCATCGAAGTCACTGATACGCTGAAGAAGGCCGATGGGCTCTTCGTGCATCAAGGCAAGGTGACCAAGGGTTCGCTGAAGACAGGCGCTGCCGTCGAACTCGAGGTTGATCATGCGCGCCGGACGCGCCTGCGCTCCAATCACTCCGCCACGCACCTCATCCACGAGGCGCTGCGCGAAGTGCTGGGCACCCATGTCGCCCAGAAGGGTTCGCTGGTTGCGCCGGAGCGGTTGCGTTTCGACATTTCGCACAACAAGCCGATCTCCCCGGAAGAGCTGGAGGAGGTCGAGCGCATGGCCAACGAGATCGTCGTACAGAACAGCCCGGTCACGACCCGGCTGATGTCGGTCGATGATGCACGCGCGGAAGGCGCGATGGCACTGTTCGGTGAAAAGTACGGCGACGAGGTCCGTGTCGTCTCGATGGGTACGGCACTGCATGGCGAGAAGGCCAACCGGCCGTATTCGATCGAGCTTTGCGGCGGCACGCATGTGAAGGCCACTGGCGATATAGGCCTGGTGCGCATCATTTCCGACAGCCCTGTGGCGGCCGGTGTTCGCCGCATCGAGGCGCTGACCGGCGAGGCGGCACGTCGCCATCTCGACGAGCAGGACCGTCGCCTTAAGGCAGTCGCGGCGACGCTGAAGATTTCCCCGTCCGATGTGCTCGCACGGGTGGAAACCCTGCTCGATGAACGCAAGAAGCTTGAGCGTGACCTGACCGATGCGCGCAAGAAGCTCGCCATGGGCGGTGGTTCCGCCGGCGCGACCGAAAATGCCACCGAGACCGTGGCAGGGGTCGGCTTCCTCGGCAAGTCGGTCAGCGGTGTGTCGCCGAAGGACCTGAAGCCGCTCGCCGACGAGGGCAAGAAGGCGCTGGGCTCTGGCGTTGTCGTGCTGGTCGGCGAGGCTGAAGGCAAGGCGAGTGTCGTCGTTGCGGTCACCGAGGATCTTGTCGGTCGCTTCAGCGCCGTCGACCTGGTGCGTGTGGCGTCCGCAGCCCTCGGCGGACAGGGCGGTGGCGGTCGGCCTGATATGGCGCAGGCCGGCGGTCCGGACGCCTCCAAGGCCGATGACGCCATTGCCGCGGTCAAGGCGGCGCTGGCCGCCTAA
- the recA gene encoding recombinase RecA translates to MAQNSLRLVEDNSVDKTKALDAALSQIERAFGKGSIMRLGANEQAVEIETVPTGSLGLDIALGVGGLPRGRIVEIYGPESSGKTTLALHTVAEAQKKGGICAFVDAEHALDPVYARKLGVDLENLLISQPDTGEQALEICDTLVRSGAIDVLVVDSVAALTPRAEIEGEMGDALPGLQARLMSQALRKLTASISRSNTMVIFINQIRMKIGVMFGSPETTTGGNALKFYASVRLDIRRIGSIKDRDEVVGNQTRVKVVKNKLAPPFKVIEFDIMYGEGVSKTGELIDLGVKAGIVEKSGAWFSYNSQRLGQGRENAKQFLRDNPDLAREVEQALRQNAGLIAEKFLDNGGDSDNDLDDAAEG, encoded by the coding sequence ATGGCTCAGAATAGCTTGAGGCTTGTAGAGGACAATTCGGTGGACAAAACAAAAGCGCTCGACGCTGCGCTGTCGCAGATCGAACGGGCATTCGGCAAGGGCTCGATCATGCGGCTCGGTGCCAATGAACAGGCAGTCGAGATCGAAACGGTGCCGACAGGCTCGCTGGGCCTCGACATCGCGCTCGGCGTTGGCGGCCTGCCGCGTGGCCGTATCGTTGAAATCTACGGGCCGGAAAGCTCGGGCAAGACCACGCTGGCGCTGCACACGGTGGCGGAAGCGCAGAAGAAGGGCGGCATCTGCGCCTTCGTTGACGCCGAACATGCGCTCGACCCGGTCTATGCCCGCAAGCTGGGCGTCGATCTCGAAAACCTGCTGATCTCGCAGCCGGATACCGGTGAGCAGGCACTGGAGATCTGCGACACGCTGGTTCGTTCCGGCGCCATTGATGTTCTGGTGGTCGATTCGGTCGCCGCACTCACCCCGCGCGCCGAAATCGAGGGCGAGATGGGCGATGCGCTGCCCGGCCTGCAGGCCCGCCTGATGAGCCAGGCGCTGCGCAAGCTCACCGCTTCGATCTCGCGCTCCAACACCATGGTCATCTTCATCAACCAGATCCGCATGAAGATCGGCGTCATGTTCGGTTCGCCCGAGACGACCACCGGCGGCAATGCGCTGAAGTTCTACGCCTCGGTGCGCCTCGACATCCGCCGCATCGGCTCGATCAAGGACCGGGACGAGGTCGTCGGCAACCAGACCCGCGTCAAGGTCGTCAAGAACAAGCTGGCTCCGCCCTTCAAGGTCATCGAATTCGACATCATGTATGGCGAGGGCGTGTCCAAGACCGGCGAATTGATCGATCTCGGCGTCAAGGCCGGCATCGTCGAGAAGTCGGGTGCCTGGTTCTCCTACAATTCGCAGCGTCTTGGCCAGGGCCGTGAAAACGCCAAGCAGTTCCTGCGCGACAATCCTGACCTTGCCCGCGAGGTCGAGCAGGCGCTGCGGCAGAATGCCGGGCTGATCGCGGAGAAGTTCCTCGACAATGGCGGCGACAGCGACAACGATCTCGACGACGCTGCAGAAGGATAA
- a CDS encoding carbohydrate kinase family protein, with protein MSSTPRLFAAGGAHIDRRGQVSGPYVPAASNPGTMREDVGGGVFNALRTVVRRGVSASLMSVRGGDTAGETVARTITQAAIKDLSVTFLDRATPSYTAILDSEGELVVGFADMGLYDLAFPKQMRRANIRGAVEASDAVLCDANLPTAALERLMALAADQPVFVIAISPAKVVRLASLFERPTLVFMNRREAAALTGLSREATERELVTGLRGIGMRGGVVTAGDRPALGFDMHGAFAVSPPPPKAVIDVTGAGDALAGATTAALLRGLPLRVALREGVAAAGLAIESPLAVPDFNQASFAAALALVPEAREVA; from the coding sequence ATGAGCTCCACACCCAGACTTTTCGCAGCGGGTGGCGCGCATATCGACCGACGCGGCCAGGTCAGCGGTCCTTATGTACCGGCGGCTTCCAACCCCGGTACGATGCGCGAGGATGTCGGCGGCGGTGTTTTCAATGCACTGCGCACGGTCGTGCGACGGGGTGTCTCCGCCTCGCTGATGTCGGTGCGCGGTGGCGACACCGCAGGCGAGACGGTTGCCCGGACGATTACCCAGGCTGCCATCAAGGATCTTTCGGTCACCTTCCTCGATCGGGCCACGCCGAGCTACACCGCGATCCTCGACAGCGAAGGCGAGCTGGTGGTCGGCTTTGCCGACATGGGGCTCTACGACCTCGCCTTCCCGAAGCAGATGCGGCGCGCCAACATTCGCGGTGCGGTCGAGGCATCGGATGCGGTGCTCTGCGACGCGAATCTGCCAACCGCAGCGCTCGAACGCCTGATGGCACTGGCCGCGGACCAGCCGGTCTTCGTCATCGCCATTTCACCGGCCAAGGTGGTGCGCCTCGCCTCGCTGTTCGAACGACCGACACTGGTGTTCATGAACCGGCGTGAGGCTGCGGCTCTGACCGGCCTTTCACGCGAAGCGACGGAGAGAGAGCTGGTGACGGGTCTGCGTGGCATTGGCATGCGCGGCGGCGTGGTCACGGCAGGAGATCGCCCTGCCCTCGGCTTCGACATGCACGGCGCCTTCGCGGTTTCGCCACCGCCGCCCAAAGCGGTGATCGACGTGACCGGCGCCGGCGATGCGCTGGCGGGGGCCACCACCGCGGCGCTGCTGCGCGGGTTGCCGCTGCGCGTCGCCTTGCGCGAAGGTGTGGCGGCAGCGGGGCTCGCCATCGAAAGCCCCCTCGCAGTACCCGACTTCAACCAGGCATCCTTTGCCGCAGCCCTGGCCCTTGTGCCGGAAGCGCGCGAAGTGGCATGA
- a CDS encoding pseudouridine-5'-phosphate glycosidase has translation MILETARQYIDIHAPVAEALKAGRPVVALESTIITHGMPYPDNGAMAANVEKIISDEGAVPATIAVVNGRIKIGLSDGERESLAMTGDAMKLSRADFAFAVAEGRTGGTTVAATMIAAHMAGIRVFATGGIGGVHKGAEKSFDISADLDELARTPVIVVSAGAKAILDIEKTLEVLETRGVPVIGHGCETMPAFWSRQSPFRAPLTLDAPEKIARLFKTRQALGIDGGVLVANPVPVTDEIPAAEMAGYIEAAQKAAEAQNVTGKAVTPFLLGKILELTGGRSLKTNIALVENNARVAARVAKAL, from the coding sequence ATGATCCTCGAAACCGCCCGCCAGTACATCGACATCCACGCGCCCGTGGCAGAGGCGCTGAAGGCGGGCCGCCCGGTGGTGGCGCTGGAATCGACCATCATCACCCACGGCATGCCCTATCCCGACAATGGTGCGATGGCGGCCAATGTCGAAAAGATCATTTCAGACGAAGGCGCGGTGCCGGCAACGATCGCGGTCGTCAACGGCCGTATCAAGATCGGGCTGTCCGATGGCGAGCGGGAATCGCTTGCCATGACCGGCGATGCGATGAAGCTGTCGCGCGCCGACTTTGCCTTCGCCGTCGCCGAAGGACGCACCGGCGGCACGACGGTCGCCGCCACCATGATCGCGGCACATATGGCTGGCATCAGGGTGTTCGCCACCGGCGGCATCGGTGGCGTACACAAGGGCGCCGAAAAAAGCTTCGACATCTCGGCCGACCTCGACGAGCTGGCACGTACGCCGGTCATCGTGGTGTCGGCCGGTGCGAAGGCCATCCTCGACATCGAAAAGACGCTGGAAGTGCTGGAAACGCGCGGCGTGCCGGTGATCGGCCATGGTTGCGAGACGATGCCGGCCTTCTGGTCGCGGCAATCGCCCTTCCGGGCACCGCTGACACTGGATGCACCCGAAAAGATCGCCAGACTCTTCAAGACCCGCCAGGCGCTTGGTATCGATGGCGGTGTGCTGGTGGCCAATCCGGTGCCGGTAACCGACGAGATCCCCGCGGCCGAGATGGCCGGCTATATCGAGGCTGCGCAGAAGGCGGCGGAAGCGCAGAACGTGACGGGCAAAGCCGTCACGCCATTCCTGCTCGGCAAGATCCTGGAACTCACCGGCGGCCGCAGTCTGAAGACCAACATCGCGCTGGTGGAAAACAACGCCCGCGTTGCGGCCCGGGTCGCCAAGGCCCTGTAG
- a CDS encoding TfoX/Sxy family protein — translation MDNDAISDLFSGLGPVSIRRLFGGKGIYFEGVIVAVELRGELMLKGDAELGREFDAAGCTQWTYVGSRHGKQVAMPYWTLPDGAADDADEMASWARKSYQAGLRSGK, via the coding sequence ATGGACAATGACGCGATTTCCGACCTTTTCTCTGGCCTGGGCCCGGTCAGCATCCGCCGTCTGTTCGGCGGCAAGGGCATCTATTTCGAAGGTGTCATCGTGGCCGTCGAATTGCGCGGCGAGCTGATGCTGAAGGGCGATGCCGAGCTCGGCCGTGAATTCGACGCGGCCGGCTGCACGCAATGGACCTATGTCGGCTCGCGCCACGGCAAGCAGGTGGCGATGCCGTATTGGACACTGCCGGATGGCGCTGCCGACGACGCGGACGAAATGGCTTCCTGGGCCAGGAAATCCTATCAGGCCGGCTTGCGCTCGGGAAAGTGA
- a CDS encoding GFA family protein encodes MPMLLQGSCRCGAVRFEVESHTPAPYQLCYCSICRKQQGGGGYAINLGATSATLQITGKENLGVYRAEIQDDERPVCETSTGERNFCKNCGSALWLYDPTWPELVHPFASAVDTELPEPPERTHLMLKYKSSWVEPEIRDGDKVFDLYPEESIADWHRRTGMWVE; translated from the coding sequence ATGCCCATGCTTCTCCAAGGCTCCTGCCGTTGCGGCGCAGTTCGCTTCGAAGTCGAAAGCCACACACCGGCACCCTATCAGCTCTGCTATTGCTCGATCTGCCGCAAGCAGCAGGGCGGCGGCGGATACGCGATCAACCTCGGGGCCACTTCAGCAACGCTGCAGATCACCGGCAAGGAAAACCTCGGTGTCTATCGCGCCGAGATCCAGGACGACGAACGCCCTGTGTGCGAGACCTCCACGGGCGAACGCAATTTCTGCAAGAACTGCGGTTCGGCACTGTGGCTTTACGATCCGACCTGGCCGGAACTCGTGCATCCATTCGCATCGGCGGTGGATACGGAACTGCCTGAGCCGCCGGAACGCACGCATTTGATGCTGAAGTACAAGAGCAGCTGGGTCGAGCCCGAGATCCGCGACGGCGACAAGGTCTTCGATCTGTATCCTGAGGAATCGATTGCCGACTGGCATCGAAGAACCGGAATGTGGGTGGAGTGA
- a CDS encoding GNAT family N-acetyltransferase, which yields MQQHYRVPCPAREAILADLASLPAGVEILVAETDRLIGFATFSTIYPGPGLKGGLFLKDLFVLEAVRGSGAGKSLLRALARLAVTRGLSRVDWTADRGNARLLAFYDETGASREEEKVFFRLKGQALEDFASEN from the coding sequence ATGCAGCAGCACTATCGTGTGCCATGCCCTGCGAGGGAGGCCATCCTGGCAGACCTCGCCAGCCTCCCGGCCGGTGTTGAGATCCTCGTCGCTGAAACCGATCGCCTGATCGGTTTTGCCACATTCTCCACCATCTACCCCGGCCCGGGATTGAAGGGCGGGCTGTTCCTCAAGGACCTGTTCGTCCTGGAGGCCGTGCGCGGCAGCGGCGCCGGCAAGTCGCTTTTGCGCGCGCTTGCCCGCCTTGCGGTGACGCGCGGTCTCTCGCGCGTCGACTGGACCGCGGACAGGGGCAATGCCCGGCTGCTCGCTTTCTATGACGAAACCGGTGCCTCGCGTGAAGAAGAAAAAGTGTTCTTTCGCCTTAAGGGACAGGCACTCGAGGATTTCGCCAGCGAAAACTGA
- the sufA gene encoding Fe-S cluster assembly scaffold SufA has product MGRFAVISMTDKAAERVREIMATRENAQGIRLGIKKGGCAGMEYTVDLVTEPNAKDDHVERDGAHVYVAPEAALFLFGTEMDFERTTLRTGFTFRNPNQSSACGCGESVELKPADLKALAEARAQSAA; this is encoded by the coding sequence ATGGGACGCTTCGCCGTCATCTCAATGACCGACAAAGCCGCCGAGCGCGTGCGCGAGATCATGGCCACGCGCGAGAACGCGCAAGGCATTCGTCTCGGCATCAAGAAGGGCGGCTGCGCGGGTATGGAATACACGGTCGATCTGGTGACCGAACCGAACGCCAAGGACGATCATGTCGAGCGTGACGGCGCGCATGTCTACGTTGCGCCCGAAGCTGCGTTGTTCCTGTTCGGCACCGAGATGGATTTCGAGCGCACGACGCTGCGCACCGGTTTCACCTTCCGCAACCCGAACCAGTCTTCGGCTTGTGGCTGCGGCGAGTCGGTGGAATTAAAGCCAGCCGACCTCAAGGCGTTGGCCGAGGCCCGCGCTCAAAGCGCCGCCTGA
- a CDS encoding SUF system Fe-S cluster assembly protein codes for MEDAAITETETPQAVPAESGPVSAIPADELARITDDIVSALKTVYDPEIPADIYELGLVYKIDIEDDRTVKIDMTLTAPGCPVAGEMPGWVENAVGTVEGVSGVEVKMVFDPPWTPDRMSEEAQVAVGWY; via the coding sequence ATGGAAGACGCCGCGATCACTGAAACAGAGACGCCTCAGGCGGTGCCAGCCGAGAGCGGTCCCGTTTCGGCAATTCCCGCAGACGAACTGGCGCGCATCACGGATGACATCGTTTCGGCGCTGAAGACGGTCTACGATCCGGAAATCCCGGCCGACATCTACGAACTCGGTCTGGTCTACAAGATCGACATCGAGGACGACCGCACGGTCAAGATTGACATGACACTGACCGCGCCCGGCTGCCCGGTGGCCGGTGAGATGCCAGGCTGGGTCGAAAATGCCGTCGGCACCGTGGAAGGCGTTTCGGGCGTCGAGGTCAAGATGGTGTTCGATCCGCCATGGACACCCGACCGCATGTCGGAAGAGGCTCAGGTTGCGGTGGGGTGGTATTAA